A genomic region of Aspergillus oryzae RIB40 DNA, chromosome 1 contains the following coding sequences:
- a CDS encoding putative vacuolar morphogenesis protein AvaB (vacuolar assembly/sorting proteins VPS39/VAM6/VPS3): MLSAFTARPLVELKPRDKSRIESVLAYGDRLLVGLNNGSLRIYRINEVSPDEQNHDDSNNHSHDEQGGGGTLKKGDSGRPGTTDSVAKPKQTDLLRELEKFSRYKIEQLALIKEAKLLISLSGGYISIHDLQTYEIQEQLTKTKGATTFNVTSNIVNDPETGVPSIVSRLAVAVKRKILLWSWRDMELDSDAAEMTLVSGIKTLTWVSGTKLVAGLGSNFVMVDIETSVVTDLAGPGSIGGLGGQETSRLAGVGVASMSYIGIGGAAPKPLATRLSEGQILLAKDINTHFIDINGNSLGRRQIPWSHAPANIGYSYPFLLALHDPSKGVMEVRNPETLSLLQSVALPSASILHFPQPSISLAHAGKGFLVGSDRTIWRMEALSYDTQIDTLVEKGYLDEAISLTSMLEDALLSDKKGRLRTIKMEKAQGLFTLRKYRDSMDLFTEISAPPETVIRLYPKVIAGDLSSIDEEEESEESITDDPSKTNEGQVQLDGAITENASAPKTLNHAPSVRSLLRTRTDDWSDAGSIRGKPTEEARNEKPLHGKDLLTAVRELQKYLADVRRRFQRFLNPDGTLKTIDSPSDAANDEFTDSVMKLLDITKDIHDHEFAEKLHEEARLVDTTFFRVCMYATPALAGSLFRIANFCDPEVVMEKLEETGRYNDLIDFLYGKKMHRQALELLQRFGQAESETETAPQLHGPKRTVAYLQNLAPDRIDLILEFAEWPVREDPNLGMEIFLADTENAETLPRHQVLEFLRGIDPNLAVRYLEHVIGELNDMTPDLHQKLLTFYMDRLKKNGSDSWAFPNGEERILWRNKFLEMLRSSSQYSPAKILDSLDRDDPEFFEARAIVFSKMGQHRQALEIYVFKLEDYAKAEEYCNHFHKTDDITAEAAPLSVLDSDDKPSIHLTLLSLYLTPPHGYERRYGPALEILAKHGSRLPPSSALELIPESLPVKELDFYFKGRMRAATSALNESRIVASLQKAQNFKTEAQLMVGEGTDGKSCRMRHVTITEERICGICHKRIGGSVINVFPEYVFHAVFVSSFFH; the protein is encoded by the exons ATGTTATCAGCGTTCACAGCTCGGCCTCTCGTCGAGCTCAAGCCCCGAGACAAGTCTAGGATTGAGTCGGTGCTCGCCTACGGCGACCGACTCCTTGTCGGACTGAACAATGGGAGCTTACGGATATACAGAATAAACGAGGTGTCCCCGGACGAACAAAACCACGATGACAGCAACAATCATAGCCATGACGAGCAGGGCGGTGGAGGTACACTCAAGAAGGGGGATAGTGGCCGACCTGGGACGACGGATTCCGTCGCCAAGCCAAAACAGACTGATTTGCTTCGGGAATTGGAGAAGTTCTCGAGATACAAGATTGAGCAGCTGGCCTTGATCAAGGAGGCTAAGCTACTCATTTCGCTGTCGGGCGGATACATCTCGATTCATGACCTGCAGACCTACGAGATCCAAGAACAGCTTACCAAAACGAAAGGAGCAACCACGTTTAACGTGACTTCGAATATCGTGAACGATCCAGAAACCGGTGTTCCGTCCATTGTATCTCGTCTGGCAGTCgcggtgaagaggaagatattgTTGTGGTCATGGCGCGATATGGAGTTGGATAGCGACGCTGCTGAGATGACACTGGTCAGTGGGATCAAAACGCTCACATGGGTTTCCGGGACAAAACTCGTGGCTGGACTCGGCTCGAACTTTGTAATGGTGGATATCGAGACTTCAGTGGTGACCGATTTAGCCGGGCCGGGAAGCATTGGAGGTCTAGGGGGCCAGGAGACGAGTCGTCTAGCCGGCGTCGGGGTTGCTAGCATGAGCTATATCGGAATTGGCGGGGCAGCTCCGAAGCCACTGGCGACACGGCTTAGCGAAGGGCAGATATTATTAGCAAAGGACATCAACACACATTTCATCGACATCAACGGCAACTCCCTGGGACGGAGACAGATCCCATGGAGCCATGCGCCGGCAAATATTGGGTACTCTTACCCTTTCCTCCTCGCGCTTCATGACCCTTCAAAGGGTGTAATGGAGGTTAGGAATCCGGAGACGCTGTCATTGTTGCAGTCCGTGGCTCTACCGTCCGCAAGTATCCTGCACTTCCCACAACCAAGTATTAGTTTGGCACATGCAGGCAAGGGTTTTCTAGTTGGTAGTGACCGCACAATATGGCGGATGGAGGCCCTGAGCTATGATACGCAAATAGATACTCTTGTGGAAAAGGGTTATTTAGACGAAGCGATCAGTCTTACTAGCATGTTAGAAGACGCCTTGCTCAGTGACAAGAAAGGTCGACTAAGGACAATCAAAATGGAAAAGGCCCAAGGACTTTTTACCCTACGCAAATACCGTGACTCAATGGATTTGTTCACCGAGATCTCGGCTCCCCCAGAGACTGTTATCCGGTTGTACCCTAAAGTCATTGCCGGTGATCTATCGTCAattgacgaagaggaggaatcTGAGGAGAGTATCACAGATGATCCATCAAAGACAAATGAGGGTCAAGTTCAGCTGGACGGTGCTATCACAGAGAATGCTTCTGCTCCAAAGACACTCAACCATGCTCCCTCGGTGAGATCTCTCCTTCGAACCCGCACAGATGATTGGAGCGATGCTGGCAGTATCCGCGGCAAGCCCACGGAAGAAGCCCGAAACGAGAAACCTCTGCACGGGAAAGACCTCTTGACTGCCGTTCGTGAATTACAGAAATATCTGGCCGACGTACGGAGGAGGTTCCAGCGGTTCTTGAACCCTGACGGAACACTCAAGACGATCGACTCGCCCTCAGACGCAGCAAACGATGAGTTCACTGATTCGGTGATGAAATTGCTTGATATCACCaaggatatccatgatcacGAATTCGCTGAAAAGCTGCACGAGGAAGCCAGGCTCGTCGATACGACTTTCTTCCGAGTTTGCATGTACGCCACTCCTGCTCTCGCTGGCTCACTCTTCCGTATCGCCAACTTCTGCGACCCGGAGGTTGTCATGGAAAAACTGGAGGAAACTGGCCGTTACAATGACTTGATCGATTTCCTAtacggaaagaagatgcaTCGTCAAGCCCTAGAGCTCCTACAACGATTCGGCCAAGCTGAATCCGAGACCGAAACGGCGCCGCAGCTTCATGGTCCCAAGAGAACAGTTGCCTACCTGCAAAACTTGGCACCAGATCGAAttgacctcatcctcgaatTTGCTGAATGGCCCGTGCGGGAAGACCCCAACCTTGGTATGGAGATATTCCTAGCAGACACTGAAAATGCAGAGACACTACCCCGGCACCAGGTTCTCGAATTCCTGCGGGGCATCGACCCGAATTTGGCTGTTCGATATCTCGAACATGTAATCGGGGAGTTGAACGACATGACTCCGGATTTACACCAAAAGCTCCTCACTTTTTACATGGATCGGTTGAAGAAAAACGGATCCGACAGCTGGGCATTCCCTAACGGCGAGGAACGTATTCTATGGAGAAATAAATTTCTGGAGATGTTGAGGTCAAGCTCTCAATATTCGCCAGCCAAGATACTTGATAGCCTTGATCGCGATG ACCCTGAATTCTTCGAAGCAAGAGCCATTGTCTTCAGTAAAATGGGCCAGCACAGGCAGGCCCTGGAAATCTATGTATTCAAATTGGAGGATTATGCGAAGGCAGAAGA GTACTGTAACCATTTTCATAAGACGGATGATATAACTGCAGAAGCCGCACCTTTATCAGTGCTTGACTCCGATGATAAGCCGTCTATACATCTAACGCTACTGTCGCTGTATCTCACTCCACCTCATGGGTATGAGCGCCGATATGGGCCCGCGCTGGAGATACTGGCAAAGCACGGATCTCGTCTTCCACCAAGTTCAGCGTTGGAGCTGATTCCCGAGTCACTGCCCGTTAAAGAACTTGACTTTTATTTCAAGGGCCGTATGCGGGCAGCCACCTCGGCCTTGAACGAAAGTCGAATTGTGGCCAGCTTGCAGAAAGCTCAAAATTTCAAGACAGAAGCGCAGCTCATGGTCGGCGAAGGAACCGACGGAAAATCATGCAGAATGAGACACGTCACCATCACCGAGGAAAGAATATGCGGCATCTGTCACAAGCGTATCGGTGGTAGTGTGATTAATGTGTTCCCAGAGTACGTTTTCCATGCAGTGTTTGTCTCTTCGTTCTTCCACTAA
- a CDS encoding uncharacterized protein (predicted protein), with amino-acid sequence MNQTINFSTNIFPSMSTTTTSNDQHDSKRLKTSPTNETFGNIDIMAAGTSSTQSNPLCAVYSAPQSTQTFEHSISSPLPSTDLSPENVQTKVAYLSELRKLVPNLQNDINVFLTERMEEDKKLAEAQGRQLSEQERKEEENYGEEVVEEDA; translated from the coding sequence ATGAATCAAACTATTAACTTCTCAACCAACATATTCCCCTCCATGTCCACTACTACCACCTCAAACGATCAGCACGATTCAAAACGACTAAAAACTTCCCCGACTAACGAGACATTCGGCAATATTGACATTATGGCGGCGGGCACTTCCTCCACTCAATCCAATCCCCTGTGCGCGGTCTACTCTGCCCCTCAGTCGACCCAGACTTTTGAGCactccatctcctcgccTTTGCCCTCCACCGATTTATCCCCAGAAAATGTCCAGACTAAGGTAGCCTATTTGTCTGAGCTCAGAAAATTAGTGCCGAATCTGCAGAATGATATCAACGTGTTCCTGACGGAACGAATGGAGGAGGATAAAAAGCTCGCCGAAGCCCAGGGACGTCAACTCTCAGAGCAAGAACgcaaagaggaggagaacTACGgagaggaggttgttgaggaGGATGCCTGA
- a CDS encoding uncharacterized protein (predicted protein) — protein MLRSPISPERSAARPPNPTRPSFDSELERPGSSGSDASSVTSNVTTISAVQSPFYQPPSGTSSPRPPRTSSITTATVSSQNGPSPTHTRPPASFMPQNEISSRKPTGRAHPPDLMMKHRSRHHSQGFFEPSLPTASASDSISASRIAAQTAMQQQQHQQQGITAQQLPKRPQTIVYTPDDGSRTRGGSISPPPLLPAPSLPPPGSSGSSGQTYQNGHSGVATTAANVAFPRHAGLQPPGLEAPPEKEHKQKGEKSKMKLFSKPKHIGISRDKDGIPKDRGLPSPSKMGFAGAGLSRIVSASTTSLADTFPSNNSSMYNLSNASASTVVPADKPTASEKEKDKEKEKAHKHHFLSRQKLKLKDRDDHYNLPLSSASSNSKPSDPNAPQSLYSFTPASPGPVSTTFGKSVSGLDILHGGRALREKKKEEKEKEKAMAESEQHEWMTGPTGAGGASTVFAGPSSIGSAGGLTEAALRETLQGFGLNNMSPEDAWDFLKAKLLVIFDGEDVRISIEDLNKLVLIHIQRCVQKRTPSAIVDDLRELLETGFASLNHTLNGVPDEKLVPHLVQIWMLVFGTILPFIQAVFLPLDLEFRGCGTVMNLREAREFWAAALNGDYPGCELEVRNLVLIAFRDKVILYRYDGLKATFSRLSLESINLGNSALSVTTKSSSSSGRPATAASLDAGFGSYNSQSSTLLNAAASYSSDSMSCNRSRAASNTSSNPDQLIFQSFSSPTQRPTIIHRSSHTADTSHMITETVGRMLQCVSVLASVQTGGKPQEKIELLSKALKHNWLGRGRTGRDRRGFVGAKIRPAMVTRTESDDSMIDRNGDSDIMRDGHREISVL, from the coding sequence ATGTTGCGCTCGCCGATTTCACCTGAGCGTTCCGCCGCCCGACCGCCaaatcccactcgaccatCCTTCGATAGTGAATTGGAACGTCCAGGCTCCTCTGGAAGTGATGCCTCTTCAGTGACCTCCAATGTGACAACCATCTCCGCCGTTCAAAGCCCATTTTATCAACCTCCCAGTGGGACGTCGTCCCCCCGGCCGCCGCGGACCTCATCGATTACAACCGCCACCGTGAGTAGCCAGAACGGTCCTTCGCCTACTCACACTCGGCCTCCCGCTTCCTTCATGCCACAAAATGAGATATCGAGTAGGAAACCGACGGGTCGGGCGCATCCGCCCGATCTGATGATGAAACATCGGTCTCGACATCACTCACAGGGGTTCTTCGAACCCTCCCTCCCTACGGCCTCCGCATCGGACTCGATTTCGGCTTCAAGAATCGCAGCCCAGACTGCgatgcaacagcaacagcaccaacaaCAGGGTATTACCGCGCAACAACTGCCCAAACGCCCCCAGACTATTGTCTATACCCCGGACGACGGGTCGAGAACCAGGGGCGGTAGTatttcccctcccccgcTACTGCCGGCCCCTTCTCTACCACCGCCCGGCTCCAGTGGATCATCAGGGCAAACATATCAGAATGGCCATTCCGGTGTGGCGACCACAGCAGCCAATGTGGCGTTTCCACGACACGCCGGGCTGCAGCCTCCCGGGCTAGAAGCGCCGCCGGAAAAGGAGCACAAACAGAAAGGGGAGAAATCGAAGATGAAACTGTTTTCGAAGCCGAAGCATATTGGGATCAGCCGTGATAAAGACGGAATACCAAAAGATAGGGGGCTCCCATCACCTAGCAAAATGGGTTTCGCCGGTGCTGGATTGTCACGCATTGTCAGTGCATCTACGACCAGCTTAGCGGACACCTTCCCATCCAACAATTCCTCGATGTATAACCTATCCAATGCTTCTGCGAGTACGGTGGTACCCGCTGATAAGCCTACGGCCAgtgagaaagagaaggacaaggagaaggaaaaggccCATAAGCATCATTTCTTGTCGCGGCagaagttgaagttgaaggacCGGGATGATCATTACAACCTACCGCTATCTTCTGCTTCTAGTAACTCCAAACCGTCCGACCCAAACGCTCCGCAATCACTTTACTCGTTTACACCTGCTTCTCCCGGTCCAGTGTCGACTACATTTGGCAAATCAGTGAGTGGATTGGATATCCTTCACGGTGGTCGAGCATtacgggaaaagaaaaaggaagagaaagagaaggaaaaggcgaTGGCGGAGTCGGAGCAGCATGAATGGATGACTGGCCCAACAGGCGCTGGTGGTGCGTCGACTGTATTTGCGGGGCCATCATCAATTGGCTCGGCTGGAGGTCTCACGGAGGCCGCTCTTCGAGAGACTTTACAAGGCTTTGGCCTGAATAACATGTCACCGGAGGATGCGTGGGATTTCTTGAAGGCTAAGCTGTTGGTGATTttcgatggagaagatgtccGTATCTCTATTGAAGATCTCAACAAGCTGGTGTTGATCCACATCCAACGCTGTGTGCAAAAGCGCACACCATCcgccattgttgatgatctaCGGGAGCTACTCGAGACCGGATTCGCATCCTTGAATCATACATTAAACGGGGTACCCGATGAGAAGCTGGTCCCCCATCTAGTACAGATCTGGATGCTTGTCTTTGGCACAATTCTTCCTTTCATACAGGCTGTCTTCTTACCTTTGGACCTTGAGTTCAGGGGTTGCGGGACTGTGATGAACCTTCGAGAGGCCCGCGAGTTTTGGGCTGCCGCCTTGAATGGGGATTATCCTGGGTGCGAACTTGAAGTCCGCAATCTTGTGTTGATAGCTTTCCGTGATAAGGTCATTCTTTATCGTTACGACGGTCTTAAGGCTACATTTTCCCGTTTGAGTCTTGAAAGCATCAACTTGGGCAATTCTGCTCTCAGTGTAACGACAAAGAGCAGCAGTAGCAGTGGTCGGCCCGCAACGGCTGCCTCGCTGGATGCTGGTTTTGGCAGCTACAATTCTCAGTCTTCTACTCTCCTCAATGCTGCAGCCAGCTACTCTTCAGACTCTATGAGCTGCAACCGCAGCCGTGCTGCTTCCAACACTTCGTCCAACCCTGACCAACTCATCTTCCAATCCTTTTCGTCCCCGACACAGCGGCCGACCATCATCCACCGGTCATCTCATACAGCCGATACATCTCATATGATCACGGAGACTGTTGGTCGGATGCTTCAGTGCGTTAGTGTTTTAGCCAGTGTGCAGACGGGCGGCAAACCGCAAGAGAAAATTGAGCTTCTGAGCAAAGCGCTCAAGCACAATTGGCTCGGCCGTGGCCGTACCGGACGAGACCGACGAGGATTTGTCGGAGCTAAGATTCGGCCGGCGATGGTTACGCGAACGGAGAGCGATGATTCCATGATAGATAGAAATGGTGATTCGGATATCATGCGTGATGGGCATCGGGAAATTAGTGTTCTTTGA
- a CDS encoding uncharacterized protein (predicted protein) — protein MDQAPPTPPTPASQESIMPEFTPINGNTDKPSAPSPSAAATSNPTKRGKKSTATNGEKASPPKKAKGAAGSSPSKKSIGPIPTSFEAAGLSDRMIIQMRDEEGKNWGEINESWMKMTGIKVGTSTLRMRYTTMKANFVEFTGEDVCASSLFVAFLALIMVYADGSCVGSKTSSFEEGD, from the exons ATGGACCAAGCacctccaactccacccACCCCCGCCTCCCAGGAGAGCATCATGCCCGAATTTACCCCTATCAACGGCAATACGGATAAACCTTCGGCTCCCTCCCCTTCG GCCGCAGCAACAAGCAACCCCACCAAGCGCGGCAAGAAATCCACAGCCACCAACGGCGAGAAAGCCTCACCTCCCAAGAAGGCCAAAGGAGCAGCGGGATCCAGCCcctcgaagaagagcatcgGACCCATCCCGACCTCTTTTGAGGCGGCCGGATTATCCGATAGAATGATAATCCAGATGCGGGATGAAGAGGGCAAAAATTGGGGTGAGATTAATGAGtcttggatgaagatgactggtATCAAGGTGGGGACTAGTACGCTTCGAATGAGGTATACGACTATGAAGGCGAATTTTGTGGAGTTTACTGGGGAGGACGTATgtgcttcttctcttttcgTTGCTTTTTTGGCTTTGATTATGGTATATGCTGACGGTAGTTGTGTAGGAAGCAAGACTTCTTCGTttgaagaaggagattga